A single Rhodothermales bacterium DNA region contains:
- a CDS encoding ABC transporter permease gives MLNNYLKIAFRQLWRHRGQTVINMAGLALGMACCLLIARYIQDDLSFDRFNAHAADIYRVHVRDDNEVTPTIVAPLAVRAIPGVEAAARLYNIGSFQDVVVRRGDRQFLESRFFYADSSVFDVFTFPLQAGVVGLALNRPNTVVLTAPMAEKYFGDEDPVGQRLTIGSREYEVTGVLAPIPETSHLQFDFLGSFATTHWATEEIWGSANFLTYLRLRPGTDPQRVQATLDNLVAEAREAGEVEPDYRLGLQPLLGIYLDVEGHRTYVYLLGTIGLLLLVIASVNYVNLSTARAAYRAREVGIRKVAGANRNQLFWQFLGESMVLATLSLALGVALAAACMPTFNGIAGKNLTLWGNAATWAAMVGVVVVVGVAGGSYPALLLASFKPAGILKRAVSSSGSGWLRRGLVIFQFAATVVLLVATVVVSGQLRFVQTADLGFDREHVVALPIPVGDPATQRAYEPMREAMLQLRSVAGVAAVNHLPGYQRGGYGLRIEGGDETIAIGGVPSDAHVVETLGLHLVAGPGLRPVRSDSITSGSYQYLLNEKAVQAAGWTPDEAIGKRVALSGNRWGTVAGVIADYHYLSLRETIEPLAYFVEPWGCNFIVVRIAPGSTADALAGIEAAWTTWMPDRPFAFSFLDAELEKLYRSEERAGQVFGLSSILAVLIACMGLFGLAAFSAARRTKEIGIRKVLGASVAQLVVLMSSEFSLLVAASFCLGAPVAYLLMRQWLKAFAYQIPLSWTLFAAVGAGVLLLAGLTVSYQAIRTALADPVESLRYE, from the coding sequence ATGCTGAATAACTACCTCAAGATCGCCTTCCGCCAGCTCTGGCGGCATCGCGGCCAGACGGTCATCAACATGGCTGGCCTGGCGCTCGGGATGGCGTGTTGCCTGCTCATCGCACGGTACATCCAGGACGACCTGAGCTTCGACCGATTCAACGCGCACGCGGCCGACATCTACCGCGTGCATGTGCGCGACGACAACGAAGTGACGCCGACCATCGTCGCTCCGCTCGCTGTTCGCGCCATTCCCGGTGTCGAGGCGGCTGCGCGGCTGTACAATATCGGAAGCTTCCAGGATGTTGTCGTCCGCCGTGGCGATCGGCAATTTCTCGAGTCGCGATTCTTCTATGCGGATTCGTCGGTTTTCGATGTGTTCACCTTTCCGCTGCAAGCCGGCGTCGTCGGCCTGGCGCTCAACAGGCCGAACACCGTCGTGCTCACCGCGCCGATGGCCGAGAAGTATTTTGGCGACGAGGACCCGGTAGGACAGCGGCTGACCATCGGTTCGCGCGAGTACGAAGTGACCGGCGTGCTGGCACCGATACCGGAAACGTCCCATCTTCAATTCGATTTCCTCGGTTCCTTTGCCACCACGCACTGGGCGACGGAGGAGATATGGGGGAGCGCCAATTTTCTGACCTACCTCCGGCTGCGCCCCGGTACCGATCCGCAACGGGTGCAGGCTACCCTGGATAACCTGGTCGCCGAAGCCCGCGAAGCCGGTGAGGTCGAGCCCGACTACCGGCTGGGCCTGCAGCCGTTGCTCGGCATTTATCTCGACGTGGAAGGGCATCGCACGTACGTCTACCTGTTGGGGACGATCGGGTTGTTGCTTCTCGTGATCGCCAGCGTGAACTATGTCAACCTGTCGACCGCGCGCGCCGCCTACAGAGCCCGGGAAGTGGGCATCCGCAAGGTCGCCGGCGCGAATCGCAACCAGTTGTTCTGGCAGTTCCTTGGCGAGTCGATGGTGCTGGCAACGCTCTCCCTCGCGCTGGGTGTCGCTCTCGCCGCCGCCTGCATGCCGACCTTCAACGGGATCGCCGGCAAGAACCTGACCCTCTGGGGCAACGCCGCCACCTGGGCTGCCATGGTGGGTGTCGTGGTGGTTGTCGGTGTCGCGGGCGGGAGCTATCCGGCACTGCTGCTTGCTTCGTTCAAGCCGGCGGGAATCCTCAAACGGGCCGTTTCTAGCAGTGGAAGCGGATGGCTTCGTCGCGGGCTGGTCATCTTTCAATTTGCAGCGACGGTCGTGCTCCTGGTGGCGACCGTCGTGGTGAGCGGTCAGCTTCGTTTCGTACAGACGGCGGATCTGGGGTTTGACAGAGAACACGTGGTCGCATTGCCCATCCCGGTCGGCGACCCGGCCACGCAGCGCGCGTACGAACCGATGCGCGAGGCGATGCTGCAACTTCGATCGGTTGCCGGCGTGGCCGCGGTAAATCATCTCCCGGGATACCAGCGTGGCGGCTATGGCCTGCGTATCGAAGGGGGTGACGAAACGATCGCGATCGGTGGCGTGCCGTCCGACGCCCATGTCGTAGAGACGCTGGGGTTGCATCTGGTGGCCGGCCCGGGTTTGCGTCCGGTACGATCGGATTCGATCACCTCGGGATCTTATCAATATCTGCTGAACGAGAAGGCGGTGCAGGCCGCCGGATGGACGCCAGATGAAGCCATCGGCAAACGGGTCGCCCTGTCCGGGAATCGGTGGGGTACGGTGGCCGGCGTGATTGCGGATTATCACTACCTCTCGTTGCGAGAGACGATCGAGCCGCTCGCGTATTTCGTCGAGCCCTGGGGGTGCAACTTCATCGTGGTCCGCATCGCCCCTGGAAGCACGGCAGACGCGCTGGCCGGCATCGAGGCCGCCTGGACCACCTGGATGCCGGATCGTCCGTTTGCGTTCTCGTTTCTCGATGCAGAGCTGGAGAAACTCTACCGGAGCGAAGAGCGGGCGGGCCAGGTGTTCGGCCTATCGTCGATCCTTGCGGTGCTCATCGCGTGCATGGGGCTCTTCGGATTGGCCGCCTTCAGCGCCGCCCGACGGACGAAGGAAATCGGCATCAGGAAAGTACTGGGCGCCAGTGTGGCGCAGCTGGTGGTGCTTATGTCGAGCGAGTTTTCGCTGCTGGTCGCGGCCAGTTTTTGCCTCGGCGCTCCGGTGGCCTACCTGTTAATGCGACAGTGGCTCAAGGCCTTCGCCTACCAGATCCCCCTGTCGTGGACGCTTTTCGCGGCGGTGGGCGCCGGCGTGCTCCTCCTCGCCGGGCTCACCGTGTCCTACCAGGCAATCCGGACTGCCCTCGCCGATCCGGTGGAAAGTTTGCGTTACGAATAA
- a CDS encoding FtsX-like permease family protein: protein MLNNYLKIALRQLWRYRGFSLLNGAGLTIGMAACLLLVMYVRFEAGYDRYAPHYERVYRVATDETAAGEPERSAMTAAPIAPFLVEAVPDIEAASRLYAGDFEFERGDAIVQEKQVFFADSTVFDVLGLSLLQGDPASVFDEPFSIVMTPAAAARYFGDEDPVGQTIRVNGAVDARVTGILNPLPAQSHLAFQILGSMSSVEAMQGWLFDNWVSGQFYTYVRARAGTERQRLETAINETLQRRPEFAGIEASWKFALALEPVSDIYLTSDRTQQAGPTGSATQLSILSLIGVFILVLACVNFVNLSTARAMVRAREVGVRKAVGAQRSHVAAQFLMESLVLSLLSLGMAVAVVWAVLPAFSGYLGKPLMPAVGDLPWIVAVLGLLWVVVGLAAGSYPAFYLAAFKPLHVLKGEPATRRGRLRQGLVVLQFAVSVTLIVVTAIIFAQVNFLNTYDPGFRREHMIVVPFGQDAAIGSQLAAVRSALLEQPGVEALTASSESPAASMREGNWLMSVETADGTLAETAMAHLLVDDQFLDVYDIEVVAGRGFGSDFVSDSSGALIVNEAAVAQLGFLRPEEAIGRRFDAWPSGGHIVGVVRSFNFRSLRQAVQPLALRVIPDQFDVLTIRMATGDLAGTLQRIEDVWQSFGPRLPFSYQFLDDAGAAVYRSERQLGQVLAGFSLLAIVIACLGLFGLAAFSASRRTKEIGIRKVLGASAAHLVGLLTRDMLALVVVAACVAGPIAFAISDAWLGQFAYRLSGVAVYYVLAGGLALVIAALTIGGQALAVALRDPVTSLRYE, encoded by the coding sequence ATGCTGAATAACTACCTCAAGATCGCCCTCCGCCAGCTCTGGCGGTATCGCGGCTTCTCGCTGCTCAATGGGGCGGGACTCACGATCGGCATGGCTGCGTGCCTGTTGCTGGTGATGTATGTGCGGTTCGAAGCCGGCTACGACCGCTACGCGCCGCACTACGAACGGGTGTACCGGGTGGCGACCGACGAAACCGCCGCCGGCGAGCCCGAGCGGTCGGCGATGACCGCGGCGCCCATCGCGCCCTTCCTGGTCGAGGCCGTGCCCGACATCGAGGCGGCGAGCCGGCTTTATGCGGGCGACTTCGAGTTTGAGCGGGGCGACGCGATAGTTCAGGAAAAGCAGGTGTTTTTTGCGGATTCGACCGTGTTCGATGTGCTCGGGCTTTCCCTGCTGCAGGGGGACCCCGCCTCGGTATTCGATGAACCGTTCAGCATCGTCATGACGCCCGCCGCGGCGGCGCGTTATTTCGGCGACGAAGATCCCGTCGGGCAGACCATCCGCGTCAATGGGGCGGTCGACGCGCGGGTAACGGGGATCCTGAATCCGCTGCCGGCCCAGTCGCACCTCGCTTTCCAGATCCTCGGGAGCATGTCCAGCGTCGAGGCCATGCAGGGGTGGCTGTTCGACAACTGGGTGTCCGGGCAGTTCTACACGTACGTCCGGGCGCGCGCCGGCACGGAGCGGCAGCGCCTGGAGACGGCCATCAACGAGACGCTGCAGCGACGCCCCGAGTTTGCCGGCATCGAGGCGTCGTGGAAGTTCGCGCTGGCGCTCGAGCCGGTGTCGGACATCTACCTGACGTCCGACCGGACGCAGCAGGCCGGCCCGACCGGCTCGGCCACGCAACTCTCGATTCTGAGTCTGATCGGCGTGTTCATCCTCGTGCTCGCCTGCGTCAACTTTGTCAACCTGAGTACGGCGCGGGCGATGGTTCGGGCGCGCGAGGTGGGGGTCCGGAAAGCCGTCGGGGCCCAGCGGAGCCACGTCGCCGCCCAGTTTCTGATGGAGTCGCTGGTGCTGAGCCTGCTCAGCCTGGGGATGGCCGTCGCGGTCGTCTGGGCGGTGCTGCCGGCCTTCAGCGGCTACCTGGGCAAGCCGCTCATGCCCGCCGTCGGCGACCTGCCCTGGATCGTCGCCGTGCTCGGCCTGCTCTGGGTGGTCGTCGGGCTCGCGGCCGGCAGTTATCCGGCCTTTTATCTGGCCGCTTTTAAACCCCTCCACGTGCTCAAGGGCGAGCCGGCAACCCGCAGGGGCCGGCTGCGTCAGGGCCTCGTCGTCCTGCAGTTTGCGGTATCCGTCACCCTCATCGTCGTCACCGCCATCATCTTCGCCCAGGTCAACTTTCTGAACACGTACGATCCCGGCTTCCGGCGGGAGCATATGATCGTGGTGCCGTTCGGACAGGATGCGGCGATCGGCTCGCAGCTCGCGGCGGTGCGGTCGGCGCTGCTGGAGCAGCCGGGCGTCGAGGCGCTGACGGCCTCGTCGGAATCGCCGGCGGCGAGCATGCGCGAGGGCAACTGGCTGATGAGCGTCGAAACGGCCGACGGTACGCTGGCGGAAACTGCGATGGCGCATCTGCTGGTCGACGACCAGTTTCTGGATGTGTACGATATCGAGGTGGTGGCGGGACGCGGGTTCGGGTCCGACTTCGTATCCGACAGCTCGGGGGCGCTCATCGTGAACGAGGCGGCCGTGGCGCAGCTCGGGTTTTTGCGCCCCGAGGAGGCGATCGGCCGGCGATTCGATGCCTGGCCCAGCGGCGGTCACATCGTGGGCGTCGTGCGCTCCTTCAACTTCCGCTCGCTGCGTCAGGCCGTGCAGCCGCTGGCGCTGCGGGTCATCCCGGATCAGTTCGATGTCCTGACGATCCGGATGGCGACCGGCGATCTCGCCGGCACGCTCCAGCGCATCGAGGACGTCTGGCAATCCTTCGGGCCGCGTCTGCCCTTCAGTTACCAGTTTCTGGACGATGCCGGCGCGGCGGTGTACCGGTCCGAACGCCAGCTCGGTCAGGTCCTGGCCGGGTTCAGCCTGCTCGCCATCGTGATCGCCTGTCTCGGGCTGTTCGGCCTGGCGGCCTTCTCCGCGAGCCGGCGTACGAAGGAGATCGGCATCCGCAAGGTGCTCGGCGCCTCGGCGGCGCACCTGGTCGGGCTGTTGACGCGCGACATGCTGGCGCTCGTGGTCGTCGCGGCGTGTGTAGCCGGGCCGATCGCCTTCGCCATTTCGGACGCCTGGCTGGGGCAGTTTGCTTATCGCCTGTCCGGCGTCGCCGTGTATTACGTGCTCGCGGGCGGACTGGCGCTGGTCATCGCCGCCCTGACGATCGGCGGGCAGGCGCTCGCGGTCGCCTTGCGCGATCCCGTCACCAGTCTCCGCTACGAATAG
- a CDS encoding ABC transporter permease: MLKNYLHTTLRNLWRHKGYAAINVVGLSVGIACSLLIMLFVRSEWTYDRFHEKSDRIYRAWVHESYGEGQEFFNSVTPMPLGPAIAETYPEVEAYVRYTVFDNLVRPGANTLTESIQLVDAAFFEVFDFPLVAGERSQALDGLNDVVLSESAARRLFGEGAALGKTLDIRIGDETFEPFVVSAVAADPPPNSSIQYGVVLRFENGTGRRWSERALQAWFNVSPETYLLLKPGTDADAFQAKLPAMVNTVLGDEVQPGQYVVGLQPIADIHLNTAIPQGIAPVSDPAYSYILATIAFFVLLIACINFTILAIGRSARRATEVGIRKAVGANRSQLMLQFWGETLLLTAITMGVGFALAWLAMPFFNALAGQRLAIRLDGGLIAIATGLFLSVGLLSGAYPAVVMSEYRPIQVLKGAVAAGRQGNVLRKGLIAVQFVLSIALIASTLVIRSQLQYVQTRDLGFDREQVVVVETGVPPEVGAPLVERMRNELAGDPAVVRIGSSQYAFASGAWLELGYRANDGRFREFNVNVVDPEYIDAMGMEMTTGRNFSLDIPSDANQAIIVNEAFVAAYGWDDPLTAQLPGPFGPHRIIGVVRDFNFASLHTEVTPLALVLNLDMLDEGASDHSAGQSPQPKIAIRIRPGDLRDRVDRIERAWNTVAPGQDFVYSFLDQTLQRQYVQEERLGRMVGIASLLAVLIACLGLFGLATLTVSRRTKELGIRKVLGASSAGLVALIANEFVVLVAVSFVIATPVATWAMRRWLDGFAYRVDISPALFVAAGALVLVVALLTVSFQAIRAALADPVDSIRYE, translated from the coding sequence ATGCTGAAAAACTACCTGCATACCACCCTGCGCAATCTCTGGCGCCACAAGGGCTACGCCGCCATCAACGTCGTCGGCCTCAGCGTCGGCATCGCCTGCAGTCTGCTCATCATGCTTTTCGTGCGCTCCGAGTGGACGTACGATCGCTTCCACGAAAAATCGGATCGCATCTACCGGGCCTGGGTCCACGAGTCGTACGGTGAGGGGCAGGAGTTCTTCAACAGCGTCACGCCCATGCCGCTTGGGCCGGCCATTGCCGAGACGTATCCGGAGGTGGAGGCCTATGTGCGCTACACCGTGTTCGACAATCTGGTGCGGCCGGGCGCGAATACGCTCACGGAGTCCATTCAACTCGTCGATGCCGCCTTTTTCGAGGTGTTCGATTTCCCCCTCGTCGCCGGCGAGCGGTCGCAGGCGCTCGACGGGTTGAACGATGTCGTGCTCTCCGAAAGCGCGGCGAGGCGGCTGTTCGGCGAGGGGGCTGCCCTCGGGAAAACGCTCGACATACGGATCGGCGACGAGACCTTCGAGCCGTTCGTCGTGTCCGCCGTCGCCGCCGATCCGCCCCCCAACAGTTCGATCCAGTACGGCGTGGTGCTGCGGTTCGAAAACGGGACCGGCCGGCGGTGGAGCGAACGCGCCCTCCAGGCGTGGTTCAACGTGTCGCCCGAGACGTACCTGCTGCTGAAGCCCGGCACCGACGCCGACGCGTTTCAGGCGAAGCTGCCGGCGATGGTCAATACGGTCCTGGGCGACGAGGTGCAGCCGGGGCAATACGTAGTGGGGCTCCAGCCGATCGCCGACATCCACCTCAATACGGCCATCCCCCAGGGCATCGCGCCGGTGAGCGATCCGGCCTATTCCTACATCCTCGCGACCATCGCGTTTTTTGTGCTCCTCATCGCCTGCATCAACTTCACGATACTCGCCATCGGCCGGTCGGCCCGGCGGGCGACCGAGGTGGGGATCCGCAAGGCCGTCGGCGCCAACAGGAGCCAGTTGATGCTCCAGTTCTGGGGGGAAACCCTCCTGCTCACGGCGATCACGATGGGCGTCGGGTTCGCGCTCGCCTGGCTGGCGATGCCGTTCTTCAACGCCCTCGCCGGCCAGCGCCTGGCGATCCGGCTGGACGGCGGGCTCATCGCCATAGCGACCGGACTGTTCCTGAGCGTGGGGTTGTTATCCGGGGCCTATCCGGCTGTCGTCATGTCCGAGTACCGGCCGATCCAGGTGCTCAAGGGGGCGGTGGCGGCGGGCCGGCAGGGGAACGTGTTGCGCAAGGGGCTGATCGCCGTGCAGTTTGTGCTTTCGATAGCGCTGATCGCCAGCACCCTCGTGATCCGCTCCCAACTTCAGTATGTGCAGACGCGCGATCTGGGGTTCGATCGGGAACAGGTGGTGGTCGTCGAGACCGGCGTGCCGCCCGAAGTCGGGGCGCCGCTGGTCGAGCGGATGCGGAACGAACTCGCCGGCGATCCCGCCGTCGTGCGTATCGGGAGTTCCCAGTACGCGTTCGCGAGCGGGGCCTGGCTGGAACTGGGATACCGCGCCAATGACGGCCGTTTCCGGGAGTTCAACGTCAACGTGGTCGACCCCGAATACATCGACGCGATGGGGATGGAGATGACGACGGGCCGCAACTTCTCGCTCGATATCCCATCCGACGCCAACCAGGCCATCATCGTCAACGAGGCGTTTGTCGCGGCGTACGGGTGGGACGATCCCCTCACGGCCCAGTTGCCGGGCCCGTTCGGGCCCCATCGCATCATCGGCGTCGTGCGGGACTTCAATTTTGCGTCGTTGCACACCGAGGTGACGCCCCTGGCGCTCGTCCTCAATCTGGATATGCTGGACGAGGGCGCGTCCGATCATAGCGCCGGCCAGTCGCCTCAGCCCAAGATCGCGATTCGCATCCGGCCGGGAGACCTCCGGGATCGGGTCGATCGGATCGAACGCGCCTGGAATACGGTGGCGCCGGGGCAGGATTTTGTGTATTCCTTTCTGGACCAGACGCTCCAGCGTCAGTACGTGCAGGAAGAGCGGCTGGGGAGGATGGTAGGCATCGCGTCGTTGCTGGCCGTATTGATCGCCTGTCTGGGCCTGTTCGGGCTGGCGACGCTCACGGTCTCCCGGCGGACCAAGGAACTCGGCATCCGGAAGGTGCTCGGCGCGTCGTCGGCCGGGCTGGTCGCGCTGATCGCGAACGAGTTCGTCGTGCTCGTCGCGGTGTCGTTCGTGATCGCGACGCCGGTCGCCACGTGGGCGATGCGGCGGTGGCTCGACGGATTCGCGTATCGCGTGGATATCTCGCCGGCGCTATTTGTCGCGGCCGGCGCGCTCGTCCTGGTCGTCGCGCTGTTGACGGTCAGCTTCCAGGCGATCCGCGCCGCCCTGGCCGACCCGGTAGACAGCATCCGCTACGAATAG
- a CDS encoding ABC transporter ATP-binding protein: protein MLQLKGITKAYQQGFTRHFILRNIDLDIEERAFVSIMGPSGAGKSSLLHIIGMLDDPSEGAYLFDGQPVHGMNEKQRTALHREQIGFVFQAYHLIDDLTVYENLETPLLYKKMKGGERKARVAEMLDRFNIVAKKDLFPNQLSGGQQQLVAIARALIIEPRLILADEPTGNLHSNQAQEVMETLKALNDEGVTIIQVTHNEQLAGYGTRVVELVDGRIERDYAPAS, encoded by the coding sequence GTGCTCCAACTCAAAGGCATCACCAAGGCATACCAGCAGGGCTTTACGCGCCACTTCATCCTGCGGAACATCGATCTGGACATCGAGGAACGCGCGTTCGTCAGCATCATGGGGCCCTCGGGCGCCGGCAAGTCGTCGCTGCTGCACATCATCGGCATGCTCGACGACCCGTCGGAAGGCGCTTACCTGTTTGACGGCCAGCCGGTGCACGGGATGAACGAGAAACAGCGCACGGCGCTGCATCGCGAGCAGATCGGGTTCGTCTTCCAGGCCTACCACCTCATCGACGATCTGACGGTCTACGAAAATCTGGAGACGCCGCTGCTGTACAAGAAGATGAAGGGCGGCGAACGGAAGGCCCGCGTGGCCGAGATGCTGGATCGGTTCAACATCGTGGCGAAGAAGGATCTCTTCCCCAATCAGCTCTCGGGGGGCCAGCAACAGCTGGTCGCCATCGCGCGGGCGCTCATCATCGAGCCCCGCCTCATCCTGGCGGACGAGCCCACCGGCAACCTGCATTCCAACCAGGCGCAGGAGGTGATGGAGACGCTCAAGGCCCTGAACGACGAAGGGGTCACCATCATCCAGGTGACGCACAACGAGCAGCTCGCCGGCTACGGCACCCGGGTCGTCGAACTGGTGGACGGCCGGATCGAACGAGACTACGCGCCGGCGTCGTGA
- the acnA gene encoding aconitate hydratase AcnA codes for MSTTPDKRDYFGAKATFDTGSGSAYIYRLDRLAKSFPGINRLPFSIKVLLEAALRECDGFLVTREDVERLATYDPKAPAQEEIPFMPARVLLQDFTGVPAVVDLAAMRSAMARLGGDPNEINPGVPVHLIIDHSVQVDAYGMADALRINSEYEFERNAERYEFLRWGQQAFDNFGVVPPASGICHQVNLEYVARAVWTRPEADGLVVAYPDSLVGTDSHTTMINGLGVVGWGVGGIEAEAVMLGQPVYMLMPEVVGFRLTGELPEGATATDLVLTVTQMLRSYGVVGKFVEFFGPGLGRLTVPDRATIANMAPEYGATMGFFPIDGETIDFLRRTGRDADLVTLVERYTKEQGLFRTDSTPDPEFVDTLELDLSTVVPSLSGPKRPQDRIALPDVKQVFATSLTTPPGPKGFGLSPEALAKKGRYKDDKGRTIEMQHGDVAIAAITSCTNTSNPSVMIGAGLVAKKAVERGLTVKPFVKTSLAPGSKVVHDYLEAAGLLPYLNQIGFNIVGYGCTTCIGNSGPLNEPVVAAIKEGNLIAAGVLSGNRNFEGRIHPNVQANFLASPPLVVAYALAGTVDIDLTKDPIGTDKAGKPVYLKEIWPTSKEIQNAVSQYLTPAMFEKEYNGIETSNEDWNKIKIPEGSIYEWSTESTYIQEPPYFDDLTGETPTIAPIGGARVLGIFGDSTTTDHISPAGAIKPDGPAGKYLTEHGVPFLDFNSFGSRRGNHEVMMRGTFANIRIKNKLLPGTEGGITRYLPTGETLSIYDASMKYQADGTPLVIFAGKDYGMGSSRDWAAKGTILLGVKAVIAESFERIHRSNLIGMGVLPLQFKEGESYVTYGLDGTETFDVPVTDDVKPRQDIVVTATRADGSKVTFTTTCRLDTPVEVDYYRNGGILHYVLRNFLNRAMAGA; via the coding sequence ATGAGCACCACGCCTGACAAACGGGACTATTTCGGCGCCAAGGCCACCTTCGACACCGGCTCCGGCTCCGCCTACATCTACCGCCTGGACCGCCTGGCCAAATCCTTTCCGGGCATCAACCGCCTGCCTTTCTCGATCAAGGTGCTGCTCGAAGCGGCCCTCCGCGAGTGCGACGGCTTCCTGGTGACCCGGGAAGATGTCGAGCGCCTCGCCACGTACGACCCGAAGGCGCCGGCCCAGGAAGAGATCCCGTTCATGCCGGCGCGCGTGCTCCTGCAGGATTTCACCGGGGTGCCGGCCGTCGTCGACCTCGCAGCCATGCGCTCCGCCATGGCCCGCCTCGGCGGCGACCCCAACGAAATCAACCCCGGCGTGCCGGTACACCTGATCATCGACCACTCGGTGCAGGTCGACGCCTACGGCATGGCGGACGCCCTGCGCATCAACTCGGAATACGAGTTCGAGCGCAACGCCGAGCGGTATGAGTTCCTCCGCTGGGGCCAGCAGGCGTTCGACAACTTCGGCGTCGTCCCGCCGGCGTCGGGCATCTGCCACCAGGTCAACCTCGAGTATGTCGCGCGCGCCGTATGGACGCGCCCCGAGGCGGACGGGCTCGTCGTCGCCTACCCGGATTCGCTCGTCGGCACCGACAGCCACACGACCATGATCAACGGCCTCGGCGTCGTCGGCTGGGGCGTGGGCGGCATCGAGGCGGAGGCCGTCATGCTCGGCCAGCCGGTCTACATGCTCATGCCGGAGGTGGTGGGCTTCCGCCTCACGGGCGAGCTGCCCGAGGGGGCCACGGCGACGGACCTCGTGCTCACCGTCACCCAGATGCTCCGCAGCTACGGCGTCGTCGGCAAATTCGTCGAGTTCTTCGGCCCGGGCCTCGGCCGGCTCACCGTGCCGGACCGCGCCACCATCGCCAACATGGCTCCGGAATACGGCGCCACGATGGGCTTCTTCCCCATCGACGGCGAAACGATCGACTTCCTCCGCCGCACGGGCCGCGACGCCGACCTCGTCACGCTCGTAGAGCGTTACACCAAAGAGCAGGGCCTTTTCCGGACGGACAGCACGCCGGACCCCGAGTTCGTCGACACGCTCGAACTCGACCTCTCGACGGTCGTCCCGAGCCTCTCCGGCCCCAAGCGCCCGCAGGACCGGATCGCCCTGCCCGACGTGAAGCAGGTGTTCGCCACGTCGCTCACCACGCCGCCGGGCCCCAAGGGCTTCGGCCTCAGCCCCGAGGCGCTGGCGAAAAAAGGCCGCTACAAGGACGACAAGGGACGGACGATCGAGATGCAACACGGCGATGTCGCCATCGCCGCCATCACGAGCTGCACGAATACGAGTAACCCGTCGGTCATGATCGGCGCCGGCCTCGTGGCCAAAAAAGCCGTCGAGCGCGGCCTGACCGTCAAGCCGTTCGTCAAAACCAGCCTCGCGCCGGGCTCGAAAGTCGTGCACGACTACCTCGAGGCCGCCGGCCTGCTGCCGTACCTCAACCAGATCGGCTTCAACATCGTCGGCTACGGCTGCACGACGTGCATCGGCAACTCGGGACCGCTCAACGAGCCGGTCGTCGCGGCGATCAAGGAGGGCAACCTCATCGCCGCCGGCGTGCTCTCGGGCAACCGCAACTTCGAGGGCCGCATCCACCCGAACGTGCAGGCCAACTTCCTGGCCTCGCCGCCGCTCGTCGTGGCCTACGCCCTGGCCGGCACGGTCGACATCGACCTCACGAAGGACCCGATCGGCACCGACAAGGCCGGCAAGCCGGTCTACCTGAAAGAGATCTGGCCGACGAGCAAGGAAATCCAGAACGCCGTCAGCCAGTACCTCACGCCGGCGATGTTCGAGAAGGAATACAACGGCATCGAGACCTCGAACGAGGACTGGAACAAGATCAAGATCCCCGAAGGCTCCATCTACGAATGGAGCACGGAATCCACCTACATCCAGGAGCCGCCGTATTTCGACGACCTGACCGGCGAGACGCCCACGATCGCGCCGATCGGCGGCGCGCGGGTGCTGGGTATCTTCGGCGACTCCACAACCACCGACCACATCTCCCCCGCCGGCGCGATCAAGCCGGACGGGCCGGCCGGCAAGTACCTCACCGAACACGGTGTGCCGTTCCTCGATTTCAACTCGTTCGGCTCGCGCCGCGGCAACCACGAGGTGATGATGCGTGGCACCTTCGCCAACATCCGCATCAAAAACAAGCTGCTCCCCGGCACGGAAGGCGGCATCACCAGATACCTGCCCACGGGTGAGACGCTGTCCATCTACGACGCCTCGATGAAGTACCAGGCCGACGGCACGCCGCTGGTCATCTTCGCCGGCAAGGACTACGGGATGGGCTCGAGCCGCGACTGGGCTGCCAAAGGCACGATCCTGCTCGGCGTCAAGGCCGTCATCGCCGAAAGCTTCGAGCGCATCCATCGCTCCAACCTGATCGGCATGGGCGTCCTTCCGCTCCAGTTCAAGGAGGGCGAGAGCTACGTGACCTACGGGCTGGACGGCACGGAAACGTTCGACGTCCCGGTGACGGACGACGTCAAGCCGCGCCAGGACATCGTGGTGACCGCCACCCGGGCCGACGGGTCGAAGGTGACGTTTACGACGACGTGCCGGCTGGACACCCCCGTCGAGGTGGATTATTACCGCAACGGCGGCATCCTGCACTACGTGCTGCGGAATTTCCTGAATCGGGCGATGGCGGGGGCGTAG
- a CDS encoding type II toxin-antitoxin system PemK/MazF family toxin: MKRGEVWWVNFDPSVGGEIQKKRPAVIVSNDASNRHLNRVQVVPITSNADRLYPSEAYVRVGDRTGKALADQLATVSKLRFMSRIGTISPGDLQAIERAIRIQLGMS, translated from the coding sequence ATGAAACGTGGTGAAGTGTGGTGGGTGAACTTCGACCCATCCGTTGGAGGTGAAATTCAGAAAAAACGACCCGCTGTCATCGTCAGCAACGATGCATCGAACAGACACCTGAATCGGGTCCAGGTGGTGCCGATCACATCAAACGCCGATCGCCTGTACCCGAGCGAAGCCTATGTACGGGTCGGTGATCGCACAGGGAAGGCCCTGGCAGATCAACTGGCAACCGTCAGCAAGCTGCGCTTCATGAGTCGGATAGGAACGATCTCCCCGGGTGATTTGCAGGCCATTGAACGGGCCATTCGGATTCAGCTCGGGATGTCGTGA